A genomic window from bacterium includes:
- the dacB gene encoding D-alanyl-D-alanine carboxypeptidase/D-alanyl-D-alanine-endopeptidase, with amino-acid sequence MVVPIRLSAAFLAVLILLFALPSAYARRVVRVRHVAETGAVSPSEFANYADSVLGQSDLYGASCSVEIYSLSGDSVVYAKDPDRLLTPASVTKLLTSSAAMDRLGPDYRFTTTCYASGPLIGGTLIGNLILQGGGDPISEIKAADGMGAPILRAWADSLISHGLRRVNGNLVLRTWPCRLESASPRWEVGDVQGGFAPPLDGFGFYSNVCHVAVQPGASVGSGASFVIDPPYAPVHIKSTVATTAPGTVSSLSMQVLPEDTSVIITGEMPLRHTPEFFWAPVQDPAMYFGRAFKLALEKRGIQVDGDVVVDRDAHGGGEPGAVLFVHQSVPLTAVMSIMNKESDNYLAEYVLQALGLEAGGVGDRKAGTEAALNFLRRCGIDRADVVMEDGCGLARQNLISARSLVQLLRAMHTHAYGDAFKSTLSVSGEDGTLSGRLGRDNVGRLRGKTGSMTRVSALAGYFAGNNGEIYAIAFMFNNFRISLPRVRAVQDLILERLAGRVS; translated from the coding sequence TTGGTTGTTCCGATAAGGCTCTCGGCCGCATTCCTCGCTGTTCTGATTCTTCTCTTTGCCTTGCCTTCCGCCTATGCGCGCCGGGTGGTGCGTGTGCGCCACGTTGCGGAAACCGGCGCGGTTTCCCCGAGTGAATTTGCCAACTATGCCGACAGCGTGCTCGGGCAATCCGACCTGTACGGCGCGTCGTGCAGTGTGGAAATCTATTCCCTGTCCGGTGATTCGGTGGTCTACGCCAAGGATCCCGACCGGCTGCTTACTCCGGCCTCGGTCACCAAACTGCTGACCTCTTCGGCGGCGATGGACCGGCTGGGTCCCGATTACCGCTTTACCACAACCTGCTATGCTTCCGGTCCGTTGATCGGCGGAACGCTGATCGGAAATCTGATTCTGCAGGGCGGGGGAGACCCCATCAGCGAAATCAAGGCTGCCGACGGCATGGGCGCTCCGATTCTGCGGGCGTGGGCGGACAGTCTGATCTCCCACGGTCTGCGCCGCGTGAACGGCAACCTTGTGCTGCGCACGTGGCCATGCCGCCTCGAGTCGGCGTCTCCGCGCTGGGAAGTCGGCGACGTACAAGGCGGTTTCGCACCGCCGCTGGATGGCTTTGGATTCTACTCTAACGTGTGCCACGTCGCGGTGCAGCCGGGCGCGTCGGTGGGGTCGGGTGCGTCGTTTGTGATTGATCCGCCTTACGCGCCGGTACACATCAAGTCCACGGTGGCGACGACCGCGCCGGGAACGGTGAGTTCGCTCTCGATGCAGGTGCTGCCGGAAGACACGTCGGTGATCATTACGGGCGAAATGCCGCTGCGGCATACGCCGGAATTCTTCTGGGCTCCCGTGCAGGATCCCGCGATGTACTTTGGCCGCGCCTTCAAGCTCGCGCTGGAAAAACGGGGCATTCAGGTCGATGGCGACGTGGTGGTGGATCGCGACGCGCATGGTGGCGGCGAACCCGGCGCGGTGCTCTTCGTACATCAATCGGTGCCGCTGACCGCCGTCATGTCGATTATGAACAAGGAAAGCGACAACTATCTGGCGGAGTATGTGCTGCAGGCGCTGGGCTTGGAAGCGGGTGGCGTCGGCGACCGCAAGGCGGGCACGGAAGCGGCGCTGAACTTTCTGCGGCGCTGCGGCATTGACCGCGCGGATGTGGTGATGGAAGACGGCTGCGGCCTGGCACGTCAGAATCTGATCAGCGCCCGTTCGCTGGTTCAGCTTTTGCGCGCGATGCACACACACGCCTACGGTGACGCGTTCAAGAGTACGCTCTCGGTGTCGGGTGAAGACGGCACGCTCTCCGGGCGTCTGGGCCGCGACAATGTGGGCAGGCTGCGGGGCAAGACCGGCAGCATGACGCGGGTATCAGCTCTTGCCGGATATTTTGCCGGAAATAACGGCGAGATTTACGCCATCGCGTTCATGTTCAACAATTTCAGAATATCTTTGCCGCGTGTTCGGGCGGTGCAGGACCTGATCCTGGAACGCCTGGCCGGGCGAGTCTCATAG
- the ftcD gene encoding glutamate formimidoyltransferase, producing MSAIVECVPNISEGRDLKKIQRVADTVKTVPGVKLLDVDPNADYNRCVITYAGEPAACVEATVRLTRAAYEEIDMRTQHGSHPRSGAVDVAPFVPVRDIRMAECAELARQYGKRVADELGIPVFLYEAAASRPERTNLANVRKGEYEALEEKLKQPEWAPDFGPAKFVPSFGTVITGARFFLVAYNVNLKTADLDVAQEIALHVREMGWPFKEKNGEDLLSATGKKVFHPGPLLNVKGMGVYLDEDKFCQISMNLTNYLITAPHIAFEQVKHEAASRGVEIHGSEAVGLIPLEAILLAADYYVWRDKLERPKTEREAVQLVHDILDLSSFRPFDPEKKIIEYTLDT from the coding sequence ATGTCAGCCATTGTGGAGTGCGTTCCCAACATTTCCGAGGGGCGCGATCTGAAGAAAATCCAGCGGGTCGCTGATACGGTGAAGACCGTGCCGGGCGTCAAACTGCTCGACGTGGATCCCAATGCGGATTATAACCGCTGCGTGATCACCTACGCGGGCGAACCGGCGGCTTGTGTGGAAGCCACCGTGCGGCTTACCCGCGCGGCCTACGAAGAAATTGATATGCGCACGCAGCACGGCAGCCATCCGCGCAGCGGCGCGGTGGACGTGGCGCCGTTTGTGCCCGTGCGCGATATTCGCATGGCGGAGTGCGCGGAACTGGCGCGGCAATACGGCAAGCGTGTGGCCGATGAATTAGGAATTCCGGTATTTCTCTATGAAGCCGCCGCTTCGCGACCCGAGCGCACCAACCTTGCCAACGTGCGCAAGGGAGAATACGAAGCCCTCGAAGAGAAACTGAAGCAGCCCGAATGGGCGCCGGACTTCGGCCCGGCCAAGTTCGTTCCGAGCTTTGGCACCGTGATTACCGGCGCGCGGTTCTTCCTCGTGGCCTACAACGTCAACCTCAAGACCGCCGATCTTGACGTAGCGCAGGAGATCGCGCTGCATGTGCGGGAGATGGGCTGGCCGTTCAAGGAGAAGAACGGCGAGGATCTGCTTTCCGCGACGGGGAAGAAGGTCTTTCATCCCGGGCCGCTGCTGAATGTGAAGGGCATGGGAGTTTACCTCGACGAGGATAAGTTCTGCCAGATTTCGATGAACCTGACCAACTACCTCATCACCGCGCCGCACATTGCCTTCGAGCAGGTCAAGCATGAAGCCGCCTCGCGCGGCGTGGAGATTCACGGCAGCGAAGCGGTGGGGCTGATTCCGCTGGAGGCGATTCTGCTGGCGGCGGACTATTACGTGTGGCGCGACAAGCTCGAGCGCCCCAAAACCGAACGCGAGGCGGTGCAACTGGTGCATGACATTCTGGATCTGTCATCTTTCCGCCCGTTCGATCCCGAGAAGAAGATTATCGAATACACCTTGGACACCTAA
- a CDS encoding cyclodeaminase/cyclohydrolase family protein: MDTPSKEFPAKLVYQPVMGFVEQVASKSPAPGGGSVAALAGTLGASLLTMVINLTIGKKNYADVSVRFTDMRVKLEELRAALTGRIDDDTAAFNRYRAANKLPERDDAERALKQAELLAATEESIQVPESTMTLCLEALGYAAEVASKGNVNCVSDAGTGAEMLLAGLEGAAANVLINLPGLPADQAPAYRKKVEDARTRGRALLNDVRRVVGEKLVG; the protein is encoded by the coding sequence ATGGATACACCTTCCAAAGAATTTCCCGCCAAGCTTGTCTATCAACCGGTGATGGGTTTTGTCGAGCAGGTCGCCTCCAAATCTCCGGCTCCCGGCGGCGGCAGCGTGGCTGCGCTGGCCGGAACATTGGGCGCTTCGCTGTTGACGATGGTCATAAACTTGACGATTGGCAAGAAGAATTACGCCGACGTCAGCGTTCGCTTTACCGACATGCGCGTCAAACTCGAAGAATTGCGCGCGGCCCTGACCGGCCGCATTGACGATGATACAGCGGCGTTCAACCGTTACCGCGCGGCCAACAAGCTGCCCGAGCGTGACGACGCCGAGCGCGCGCTGAAGCAAGCCGAACTGCTGGCCGCCACCGAAGAATCGATTCAGGTGCCGGAGTCCACTATGACTCTGTGCCTTGAAGCCTTGGGTTACGCGGCCGAGGTCGCATCCAAGGGCAATGTGAATTGCGTATCGGATGCCGGCACCGGCGCGGAGATGCTGCTGGCTGGACTCGAAGGCGCGGCGGCCAATGTACTGATCAATCTGCCCGGGCTGCCTGCCGATCAGGCTCCGGCATACCGCAAGAAGGTCGAAGACGCGCGGACGCGCGGACGCGCGCTCTTGAATGACGTGCGCCGCGTCGTAGGAGAGAAGCTCGTTGGGTGA
- the mutL gene encoding DNA mismatch repair endonuclease MutL produces MGDIHILPENVVNQIAAGEVVERASSVLKELVENALDAGAQRIQIFIKGHGRDLVQVIDDGVGMARTDLHLAFERHATSKLHSPEDIFNIHTLGFRGEALPSMASVSFVEVRTRRDGEPSGTMMRLEGGTIVHEEPVAAPHGTSISIHSLFFNTPARAKFMKSAATELAHLVRTFKHYALAYPEVAWSFNNDGHLEYTLPSSSLIVRLEDLFGSGFAAKVLPLDFEGGGMRVTGVVGLPELNKKSRGDQFTFLNRRPIQSPMIHSAIKAALREQLEDGEWPFYALFLDVPAPDVDVNVHPAKTEVKFADERLIHGTVYRAVRMALPSVLTQEPMGDRPGDPVDYTRMGMAPRAGTTEMSFSSDSYRTAPPFASPSEAARTPEISEGADRKEMADSLFRPAIYQVHDKYLISQIRSGVAIIDQHAAHERILYERALRSFQERMFNSQQLLFPLLLELEPEEDALFSEVREDLGDLGFQIRDFGVRTYSVEAVPAGLKRASEVSMIHSMLEEYAEFRRANFAPRDALAAGFACRSAVRAGDSLSTEEMTSLVDELFACKFPLTCPHGRPTVIHIKLTELDRRFKRTE; encoded by the coding sequence TTGGGTGACATCCACATCCTTCCGGAGAACGTCGTCAATCAAATCGCCGCGGGCGAGGTGGTGGAACGCGCGTCCTCCGTTTTGAAGGAATTGGTGGAAAACGCCCTCGATGCCGGCGCGCAGCGCATCCAGATCTTCATCAAAGGACATGGCCGCGACCTCGTGCAGGTGATTGACGACGGCGTGGGCATGGCGCGCACAGACCTGCACCTGGCCTTCGAGCGCCACGCGACGTCCAAGCTGCACAGCCCCGAGGACATCTTCAACATCCATACGCTGGGCTTTCGCGGCGAGGCGCTGCCGTCCATGGCATCGGTGAGCTTTGTCGAAGTGCGCACGCGACGGGACGGTGAGCCGAGCGGAACCATGATGCGGCTGGAAGGCGGCACGATTGTGCACGAGGAGCCCGTGGCGGCGCCGCACGGAACCTCCATTTCGATTCATTCGCTCTTCTTCAACACTCCGGCGCGGGCCAAATTCATGAAGAGTGCCGCGACGGAACTGGCGCATCTGGTACGAACCTTCAAACATTATGCGCTGGCGTACCCGGAAGTGGCGTGGAGCTTCAACAACGACGGCCATCTCGAATACACGCTGCCGTCTTCGTCGTTGATTGTGCGGCTGGAGGATTTGTTCGGCTCAGGCTTTGCCGCCAAGGTTCTGCCGCTGGATTTTGAAGGCGGGGGCATGCGGGTGACGGGTGTGGTGGGTCTGCCGGAACTCAACAAGAAGTCGCGCGGCGATCAATTTACCTTTCTCAATCGCCGCCCGATTCAGAGCCCGATGATACACTCGGCCATCAAAGCCGCGCTGCGCGAGCAGTTGGAGGATGGCGAGTGGCCGTTCTATGCGCTGTTCCTCGACGTGCCCGCCCCCGATGTGGACGTGAATGTGCATCCGGCGAAGACCGAAGTGAAGTTCGCCGATGAGCGGCTGATTCACGGCACCGTGTATCGCGCCGTGCGAATGGCGCTGCCCAGCGTGCTCACCCAGGAACCGATGGGGGACCGCCCCGGAGATCCGGTGGATTACACCCGCATGGGTATGGCTCCCCGCGCAGGCACAACCGAGATGTCATTTTCTTCAGACAGCTACCGCACGGCTCCGCCGTTCGCGTCTCCGTCCGAGGCGGCGCGCACACCGGAGATCAGCGAAGGCGCGGACCGCAAGGAAATGGCCGACTCGCTCTTCCGTCCTGCCATCTATCAGGTGCACGACAAGTACCTGATTTCGCAGATCCGTTCGGGCGTGGCAATTATTGACCAGCATGCCGCGCACGAGCGCATCCTCTATGAGCGCGCGCTGCGCAGTTTTCAGGAGCGCATGTTCAACTCCCAGCAACTGCTGTTTCCGCTGCTGCTGGAGTTGGAGCCGGAAGAGGACGCGTTGTTCAGTGAAGTGCGTGAGGATCTGGGCGACCTCGGCTTTCAGATCCGCGATTTCGGAGTGCGGACCTACAGCGTGGAAGCGGTGCCCGCAGGGCTCAAGCGGGCCTCGGAGGTGAGCATGATTCACTCGATGCTCGAAGAATATGCCGAATTCCGCCGCGCCAATTTTGCGCCGCGCGATGCATTGGCCGCGGGGTTTGCCTGCCGCAGTGCTGTCCGCGCGGGAGACTCGCTGAGCACCGAAGAAATGACCTCGCTGGTCGATGAACTCTTTGCCTGCAAATTTCCCCTGACCTGCCCGCACGGGCGCCCCACCGTGATTCATATCAAGCTGACCGAACTTGACCGCCGATTCAAACGAACCGAGTAA
- the miaA gene encoding tRNA (adenosine(37)-N6)-dimethylallyltransferase MiaA — MPRLLILAGTTAVGKTDVSIPLAEFLKGEIVNADSRQIYRELEIGTAKPTAEQLARVRHHFINEKSIRERWTAGDFAREGRRRTEEIIARGKVALVVGGSMLYLRALMDGFYDADVEDESDYVALRKELAERGEEVLYAELQQCDPELAARTAPRDHHRLLRGLSVYRRHGTRLSALQTLPTKPIEQPFRLFFLHADRAQTYDRVNLRAAQMVEDGLVEEVRALMDAGWDESNCNALRTHGYQEVFPYLRGEITREAMIEDIQMAVRHYVKRQLTWFRRDTRAVWIERRFDEPPEEVARRIVREYVMQADV; from the coding sequence ATGCCGCGCCTGCTGATTCTGGCCGGAACCACGGCGGTGGGCAAGACCGACGTTTCCATCCCCCTTGCGGAGTTTCTCAAGGGGGAAATTGTTAATGCGGATTCCCGCCAGATCTACCGTGAACTCGAGATCGGGACCGCAAAGCCAACTGCGGAGCAACTGGCCCGCGTGCGCCATCACTTCATTAACGAAAAGTCCATACGCGAGCGCTGGACCGCCGGGGATTTTGCGCGGGAAGGGCGGAGGCGGACTGAAGAGATTATCGCCCGCGGCAAGGTGGCCCTTGTGGTGGGCGGATCCATGCTCTATTTGAGAGCGCTGATGGACGGCTTCTATGATGCGGATGTCGAAGACGAAAGCGATTACGTGGCGCTGCGGAAGGAACTGGCCGAGCGGGGCGAAGAGGTCCTGTATGCGGAACTGCAGCAATGCGATCCGGAGCTTGCGGCCCGCACCGCCCCGCGTGACCATCACCGCCTGTTACGCGGATTGTCGGTTTATCGTAGGCATGGCACCCGGCTCTCCGCATTGCAGACGCTGCCCACCAAGCCAATCGAGCAGCCTTTCCGGCTGTTCTTCCTGCATGCCGACCGCGCGCAGACGTATGATCGCGTGAACCTCCGCGCCGCGCAAATGGTGGAAGACGGCCTGGTGGAGGAGGTCCGGGCCTTGATGGACGCCGGTTGGGATGAGAGCAATTGCAATGCGCTGCGCACTCACGGCTATCAGGAGGTCTTTCCGTATCTGCGCGGAGAGATTACGCGCGAGGCGATGATCGAAGATATCCAGATGGCCGTACGCCATTACGTCAAGCGGCAGCTCACGTGGTTTCGTCGCGACACCCGCGCCGTCTGGATCGAACGGAGATTCGATGAACCGCCTGAAGAGGTTGCCCGCAGAATTGTACGGGAGTATGTGATGCAGGCGGATGTGTAG
- a CDS encoding ATP-binding protein: MNDDLETVKPSPAATGRDNGHIKPCSRRLLVVDDEEIICQIVQGFMGVEGWEVDSVRDVAEAYRVLQEQSYAVILCDVHLPGNSTELLKHIKCQCGATQVIMFTGDPTISTAREALQHGAYEYVPKPCRREELVHIVARAYEKYSLLTEQTRLTAENEAYRRRLEELVEKRTEQLRQSELRYRAIFNRAVDAIFLVDAATGTICDHNIAATRLLSVRSSDLMDRPIRDFVDDQMADALGSGNGSKPREWRYEHIKFSVNGGTTKTAQVSIGCVALDDQSYLQIVARDLTDQIELRERTELMEMELLAEQRLAAIGLLASGIAHNINTPLMGIYGAAQLIKLKHPELKDLSDVDGVITQVERINGIVRNLMWKSRQEQDTSIQEINLNQLLQEELRFLEADMEFKHNVTKQFTFADEVPTIMGRYSDFSQSIMNIVRNALDAMHACEEKRLEVSTVVKDGDICVTVRDFGCGINPESREKIFLPFYTTKPIAGQNDGSEPTGTGLGLSTVQRLLTPYGVKFLIDSELGKGTTFTLNIPIAANSSHERSDFTTARN; this comes from the coding sequence ATGAACGATGACCTTGAGACGGTGAAACCGTCTCCGGCTGCCACAGGACGTGACAATGGTCACATTAAGCCGTGCAGTCGACGACTTCTGGTAGTGGACGACGAAGAGATTATCTGTCAGATCGTCCAGGGCTTTATGGGGGTGGAGGGCTGGGAAGTGGATTCCGTCCGCGATGTGGCGGAAGCCTACCGGGTCCTGCAGGAACAGTCTTACGCTGTGATTCTTTGCGATGTTCACCTGCCGGGCAACAGCACCGAACTGCTCAAGCACATCAAGTGCCAGTGCGGTGCGACCCAGGTGATCATGTTCACCGGTGATCCTACGATCAGCACGGCGCGGGAGGCGCTCCAGCACGGGGCGTACGAATATGTTCCCAAACCCTGCCGCCGCGAGGAGCTGGTGCATATTGTCGCGCGCGCCTACGAAAAATACTCGCTCCTTACAGAGCAGACCCGGCTGACGGCGGAAAACGAAGCTTACCGGCGGCGCCTCGAGGAACTCGTCGAGAAGCGCACGGAGCAGCTCCGTCAGAGTGAATTGCGTTACCGCGCCATTTTCAACCGCGCGGTGGACGCTATTTTTTTGGTGGACGCCGCCACGGGGACGATCTGTGATCACAACATTGCCGCCACGCGGCTGCTCAGTGTGCGCAGTTCGGACCTGATGGACCGCCCGATCCGCGATTTTGTGGACGATCAGATGGCCGACGCGCTGGGTTCGGGAAATGGATCCAAGCCGCGCGAATGGCGCTATGAACACATCAAGTTTTCGGTGAACGGCGGGACCACAAAGACGGCGCAGGTGTCCATCGGTTGCGTGGCCCTCGATGATCAATCCTACTTGCAGATCGTCGCCCGCGACCTGACCGATCAGATCGAACTTCGCGAGCGCACCGAGCTGATGGAGATGGAATTGCTGGCCGAGCAGCGGCTGGCGGCCATCGGCCTCTTAGCCTCGGGCATTGCGCACAATATCAATACTCCTCTGATGGGAATTTATGGCGCGGCGCAGCTTATCAAGCTGAAGCACCCTGAACTGAAAGACCTGAGCGACGTGGACGGAGTCATCACGCAGGTCGAGCGGATCAACGGCATCGTGCGCAACCTGATGTGGAAGAGCCGCCAGGAGCAGGACACGTCGATTCAGGAGATCAACCTGAATCAGCTCCTGCAGGAAGAGCTTCGCTTCCTCGAGGCGGACATGGAGTTCAAGCACAACGTCACCAAGCAATTCACGTTTGCGGACGAAGTGCCGACGATTATGGGCCGCTACAGCGACTTCTCGCAGTCCATCATGAACATCGTGCGGAACGCGCTCGATGCGATGCATGCCTGTGAAGAGAAGCGGCTGGAAGTCAGCACGGTCGTTAAAGACGGCGACATCTGTGTCACCGTACGCGACTTCGGCTGCGGAATCAATCCCGAGAGCCGCGAGAAGATTTTCCTCCCGTTCTACACGACGAAACCGATTGCCGGGCAAAATGACGGCTCTGAGCCGACGGGCACAGGCCTCGGCCTCTCCACGGTGCAGCGGCTCCTGACGCCCTACGGCGTGAAGTTTCTGATTGACAGCGAACTGGGCAAAGGCACAACCTTTACACTGAACATCCCCATCGCCGCCAATTCTTCCCACGAACGCTCGGACTTCACGACCGCCAGAAACTGA
- a CDS encoding response regulator — protein sequence MSSGHKVLLVDDDPLVLAGFKEILARAGYVVTPVFSGREALEKIEAESFDVILTDLLMPRVSGLDVVRFAAEKNSDAVVIVVTGYASVRSAVEALRLGAHDYLIKPCDEHELLFRVKMGIERTQLRRELRTKELDAEKMQAIAQTAVTVNDQINTPLNVILNSIELIRLKLMAGSDEVDQPLDFIGQEVGKIKTVIQRLAKIVDPKIKEYSSGSIYMVDVDGSDSKVARPQAAAPNKIRILVVDDEQFMVHTLAKILETLGYDVVCAFGGREAYRVCLAEKVDLVVSDLHMPDMSGLELLTSIKTHDPLIPVILVTGYGIDRAKESAGKWKADGFLGKPFRITELQSLIETTLAAPPSGSSRAADSMSIAVSSRGIA from the coding sequence ATGAGTAGTGGACACAAAGTTTTGCTGGTGGATGACGATCCGCTGGTTTTAGCGGGCTTCAAGGAAATTTTAGCGCGCGCCGGGTACGTGGTTACCCCGGTATTTTCAGGGCGGGAAGCTCTGGAGAAGATCGAAGCCGAGTCCTTCGACGTCATTCTCACCGATCTGCTCATGCCGCGTGTCAGCGGCCTCGACGTAGTCCGGTTTGCCGCCGAAAAGAACTCCGACGCCGTCGTGATTGTGGTCACGGGCTATGCGTCGGTCCGCTCCGCCGTGGAAGCACTCCGCCTCGGGGCGCACGATTATCTGATCAAGCCGTGTGATGAGCACGAACTGTTATTCCGCGTCAAAATGGGCATCGAGCGCACGCAGCTCCGGCGCGAACTTCGCACCAAGGAACTGGACGCGGAGAAGATGCAGGCCATCGCCCAGACGGCGGTGACGGTGAATGATCAGATCAATACTCCGCTGAATGTCATCCTCAACAGCATCGAGCTGATCCGCCTGAAACTGATGGCGGGCTCGGATGAAGTAGACCAGCCCCTCGATTTCATTGGCCAGGAAGTCGGGAAGATCAAGACGGTGATTCAGCGGCTGGCCAAGATTGTGGATCCGAAGATAAAGGAATATTCCAGCGGTTCGATTTACATGGTGGATGTGGACGGCAGCGACTCCAAGGTTGCCCGGCCGCAGGCTGCCGCGCCGAACAAGATCCGAATTCTGGTGGTGGACGATGAACAGTTCATGGTCCATACGCTCGCCAAGATTCTGGAGACGCTGGGGTATGATGTGGTTTGTGCGTTCGGGGGACGTGAAGCCTACCGCGTGTGCCTTGCGGAAAAGGTGGATCTGGTGGTATCGGATTTGCACATGCCAGATATGAGCGGACTTGAACTATTGACGTCGATCAAAACCCATGACCCGTTAATCCCTGTAATTCTTGTTACAGGCTATGGGATAGATCGTGCCAAGGAGTCCGCAGGCAAGTGGAAGGCGGATGGGTTCCTCGGAAAACCTTTCCGGATTACTGAGCTTCAGAGTCTGATTGAGACCACTCTCGCCGCTCCGCCTTCCGGCTCGTCCCGAGCCGCCGATTCCATGTCTATAGCGGTATCCTCACGAGGAATTGCATGA
- a CDS encoding histidine kinase dimerization/phospho-acceptor domain-containing protein has product METEELLSRQQAIARVTGAIAHELNNPLQGVLALVTVCKSEADRGTRERLEQVHGGLVRLSQIVQSLSAVYENLPREAETISVESFAELLRASFAERSIHTKVTITAPREVRFHALVPETVRLVREAFSLPVPTGGSVHIRLDLTDGRVALICERESSDTAESWGGITDHPVCSGLAVIIDEMTRLAGGEPDFRFDHASLCGIRLCFRIRMN; this is encoded by the coding sequence TTGGAAACGGAAGAATTACTGAGTCGTCAGCAGGCGATAGCCCGAGTCACAGGGGCAATTGCGCATGAGTTGAATAATCCGTTGCAGGGTGTGTTAGCCTTGGTAACGGTGTGCAAGAGCGAAGCGGACAGGGGTACGCGGGAACGTTTAGAGCAAGTTCACGGCGGGCTGGTCCGGCTATCCCAGATTGTTCAAAGTTTGTCGGCGGTTTATGAGAATCTGCCACGTGAAGCCGAAACGATTTCGGTGGAGAGCTTTGCAGAGCTTCTGCGGGCTTCGTTCGCAGAGCGGTCGATTCACACGAAGGTAACCATCACGGCCCCGCGTGAAGTGCGTTTTCACGCGCTGGTGCCGGAGACGGTGCGGTTGGTTAGAGAGGCCTTTTCGCTGCCGGTTCCGACGGGCGGCAGCGTACACATACGCTTGGATTTGACGGATGGCCGTGTGGCACTCATCTGTGAGCGGGAATCGTCGGACACGGCTGAATCGTGGGGTGGCATTACGGACCACCCAGTATGTTCCGGTCTTGCAGTGATTATTGATGAAATGACAAGGCTTGCCGGCGGCGAACCCGATTTCAGGTTTGACCATGCATCTCTGTGCGGCATCCGGCTTTGCTTTCGAATTCGGATGAATTAG